The genomic window TGTGACTATTTTCATTTTTATTTATCTGACTATCAATTTGCCTTTATGTTTTATCTGATTCTGCAAACCCAAATAACTGAATACTACTTGGTTACTATTGATACCGAATGGTTTTATGGCCACTCATACAAATTTTCCAGTTATAATGGGATAGGGGTATTAAATGATAAATTGGATGCTTTTTTTGATCATTTAAAAAAAGTAGGGTGGTTTGTTACTAACTCAACAAGCTACTCTGTTCTCGGTTACAAAGAAAAACTCTTTTCTATTATTCCAGAGCTTTTACAACCCGTAAACGTGACTATCTTATCAAGATACGATTACTCACACAGATACTTTATCAAAAATATGCTGTTATCGATCAGTACGGTCAAAATAGTGTTTTCAGATGCCATCACTGCGGATACTCAATTCGTTATACATGACTACCCTTTACAATTCAATCACTCAATCAAGAGTATCAGAATCCGAATACACCCATTTCCTTCGGAAATAGACTATATAAAAAGAGCGTTAGAAGATGAATACTACAATCAATTATAGGACAGTTCCAGCCCTATCCGAACAGACTGACCTTTAGAATTCTCATAATCTGCCTTATTCAGTAATCTATTACAGCTATATACTGGTATTTTCTCTAATCTTACCTTAGTAAAAGATAAGGTTCTTTGACAGCCTTATTTTTTTAACGAATCGTTCCTACTCCCAAATTTGTGAAACAAATGTACTTATATCGATAAGGAGCGCTTATCTAAACTTGCAATTTACTTTTCCTCAGAGATAACTTGCTTAACCAAAAAACAGATATGGGGAATCTTCTTTCATTTTGAGGTATACTAATAGTAAGCAAAAAGGGAGGGGTTCTTATGTTTGAATCATTTGACAGAAGCCGCAGCCGCTACGCTTCACTGGGGGTTGTCTCCAGTTTACCCGGAGAGCTGATCGACAGTATCTGGCTGATCATTGATCTGAATTTAAAAGGTGTGATACCTTTGACAAACATGCTTGCATTTGACGTATTCAATAATAACGGTCGCGTAACATTGAGATTTTCTCAAGAATTCAGTGATGTTGAAATGGCTGTAGATTTGGCCTATGCTTATTCTACTTCATTTCCTGAGCGAGTTTTTGCCTTTGATGACGGAACAAGAGAAACAATTCTATTACCGACAGAAATCTCGGAACATTCTTGATTTCTAACTGAAACATTTAATTTTAAGAAGCACAAAAAAGCTGTAATCCTTAAGGACCACAGCTTTTTTATTGACACTTTTTTTATTTAGCTATTCTATTCTTCTACATAAGCGGTTCGATATGAAACTGTCCGACCAAATGAAAATACTTGTAGATCCTTCACTCGATCGGCTTTCAAGTACCCAATCGCTCCTTGATACAAAGGCAACACAGCAGCGTCGTCTTGAACAAGGATTTTTTCAAGATCCAACAATGTTTCCCAACGTTTTTCAGGCTCATTTGCTAAGGTAATCCGAGCATCATTCAAGCCTTTGTCATAGTCCGCATTATCATAACCAGCAGTATTCAATCCACTCTTTGAATCATAAAACTCTAAAAAGTTGATTGGGTCCGCATAGTCTGGCGTCCAGGTCCCAAATACAAGATCAAAATTCCCCTCTGTCTGTAGATCCAATCTATTTTGCAGCGGAATAGATTTCAAAACGATTTTCAATCCATCCAGATTTTCCTGCAGCTGTCCTTGAACAAATTCAATCGTCTTTTTAGCAATCGCTGAATCGGCAGACATCAATTCCAGTTCAATTTGATCCTTGCCCAGCTCTTGCTTCGCTAATGCCCATTCTTTTTTAGCAGCTTCCAAATCATAGGGCAGCAAATCCCCATTTTCTTCTCGGAAATCCTCTCCGCTATCTGGATCTTTTGCAAAATCTTTTGGAACGAACCCATTCAACGCTGTTGAGCCATCGCCCAAAATATCGGCAGCAAAAGCCTCTTTATCAATGGCTTGAAGAATTGCTTTACGCGTATGAACATTGCCAGTCACTTCTCTTTTATGATTCGGACTAAGGTAACCGACCATCGCTTTCGGAATAAAGTATGCTTGTGGAGAATCTTTATATTGTAATGCATACGTATCTGCCAAAACAGTATAATCTAAATCGCCACCATCAAAAAGGTTGGTCCCCGTTGCAATTTCCTTAACAACTTGAACATTGATCGTATCTAGCTTCACACTCTTTTGGTCCCAATAATCAGGATTTTTCGTCAGCTTCCAGCTTTCAGTAGTCCCGTCCCAGCCAGAAATCAGAAATGGACCATTCCCTACGAAGTCATCTGTTGATGTCCCATAAGCTGTCCCTTTCTCATCAGCAAATGCTGCATTTTTCGGCATAAAAGGAGTTCCTACCAACGCTTGAGACAGATAGGGTACTGGATATTCCAACGTCAGTTCTAAGGTTTGATCATCAATAGCTTTCACACCAAAATCATCTAGAGTCATTTCTCCATCACGGATTTTCCGACCATTTTTAAAAATATCCATTTGATTGCTGCTACTTGATCCATAAGCCGGATCAACTACATTTTTGAACGCATAGACAAAATCATCTGCAATCACCGGATCGCCATTTGACCATTTCGCCTCTCTCAATTTGAATGTATAAACGAGACCATCATCACTGACCGTAGGTTCTTCAGCAGCCATCGCCAACTCTGGATCTTGCTCCTTGTTCAAGCGATATAGCCCTTCTGATACTTGACCGATCATGTCTGAGCTGTAAACATCTGTATAATGTGCACTGTCCAATGTAGAAAGCTCTCCACCAGACGCAACATTGATTTCCTGCTTCACCTCATTAGCTCCGCCGGAAGAATCTTCCTCATTCTTCCCTCCAGTACTACAGGCACTAAGTACCAGAGCTGATACGACCATTAATAAACTAAATTTCTTCATTCCCTCTCCTCCTTTGAATGACAAAGTCACTCCACTCTCCTATATTTGCCCCAAATCTGATTAAATCACAGGCAGCTTTCTTCAAAATACTCTGACGTTTCAGCAAGACTTCAGCATCAACAAAATGACAGAGTTGTATTGAAAAAGTAAAAAGTTAAGAACCTCACAAAAGCATTTCTGTTCTTGCTCTTCCTACTATTTTACCTGAAAAAAATTGAATCCTTAACTTATATGCCTGAATTTTACCATATTTTCCGGTTGACAGAATCAAATGACGATGATAAAGTAAGTAAAAACAAAGAACAGAAGAGTAACTTGACGATTTGCTAACAGAGAGTCTTCAATTGGTGGAAGAAGACACAGATCAAAGTGAACCACATCTGGGAGTTGGTATACTGAAAAATCAGTAAGTATGTCCGGGTAGGCCCGTTACAGCACAAAGTCTATGACTTTACGAGGTTGTTATCGCGAGATAATAACAAACAAAGGTGGAACCACGATATTTCGTCCTTTGGCATGTATATGCCAAAGGACTTTTTTATTTCTAATTATTCATAATGAAAAACATATGGTCGGAACAAGTAGCTGCTATCCCTTTTTTGAAAAGAGAGTGCTTCATTTGCTGAGAGAAGCATCAGAAAACAAGTAGTGAACACATCTGCACCCAGTCAGCTTCTGAAACACCTAGTAAGAAGCTGCGGTACTCCCCGTTATCAGAGGAAGCACTTAATCACTTGAGTGCTCATGAGACTGTTCTCGCAAGATAGCAGTAAATTGAGGTGGAACCACGGTCTAACGTCCTCTTGGCAGTATTGTCGAGAGGACTTTTTTTGTTATTCTGCTGCGTTATCGGCAAAATAACAGATAGATATTAATTGATATTGGAGGATGTATGATGGATTATGTATGGGAAATTTTACCCGCTTTATTAAGCGGAGCCGGAATGACAATCAAAGTATTTATTTTTACTTTGCTTGGTTCGATTCCTTTAGGGATTTTGGTCGCTTTTGGACTACAAACACGTTTCAAACCACTGACCTATCTGATCAATGTGTATATATGGCTGATGCGGGGAACGCCATTATTACTACAGCTGATCTTTGTTTTTTATGGCTTACCACTGATAGGAATCGTATTTGAACGTTATGATGCCGCCTTGTTTGCCTTTATTTTGAATTATGCTGCTTATTTTGCAGAAATTTTTCGTGGTGGTATTCAATCGATCCCTCAGGGTCAGTATGAAGCAGCTAAGGTATTGCGACTGACAAAATTGCAGACGATCCAAAAGATTATTTTACCTCAAGTAATCAAAATTGTTTTACCCTCAATCGGTAATGAAGTAATCAATTTAGTCAAAGATACCTCCTTGATTTATGTTCTTGGACTTGGTGATCTACTGCGGGCTGGAAAAATAGCAATGAGTAGAGATGTAACCATTCTTCCATTAGCGTTGGTCGGTGTCATCTATCTGCTGTTTACAGCAGTTCTAACATTACTTTCCAAAAAAATTGAGAAATATTACCAATACTACAGATAACGAGGAGGATACAGTATGCTGACAATAAAGAATTTAACAAAACGTTTTGATGAGCGAACAATCATAGATAATCTGACTCTTGAAATACCTGACGGTGAAATCTTGACGATCGTCGGCCCCTCCGGTGGGGGAAAAACGACTTTACTACGCTGTCTCGCAGGCTTAGAAACCATTGATTCCGGTGAACTATTGATCGATGGAACCACTTTTGATCCGGTGGCTATGGATAATGCGGACCAAGTCGTTGGCATTGTTTTTCAAGACTTTCAATTGTTCCCTCACCTTTCTGTACTTGATAATATTACACTTGCACCTGTTCTATCTTTAAAACAATCAAAACAAGAGAGCGTGGATGAAGCACTTCAGCTTCTTGACAAGTTTGACTTATCCGGTAAAGAATCCCTATATCCTTATCAGCTATCTGGTGGGCAAAAGCAGCGTGTCGCTCTAGCCAGAGCTTTAGCAATGAAGCCTAAGGTGTTGGGCTATGATGAACCAACCAGTGCATTAGACCCCGAGCTTCGTCAACAAGTGGAAGCTGTGATCCTCGGGTTGAAAGAACAAGGAATCACTCAAATCGTCGTAACCCATGATATGCAATTTGCAGAAAATATTGCCGACCAGTTACTGACTGTCGCGCCAATTCAATAGAAGGGATGCATTCGTATGAAGAAAAATATCTATTGGCTCCTACCTGCCATACTGCTCCTCTTTCTGATTGTGGGCTGTGGTCGTAAAAAAACAACTGCTGACCAATGGGAACGAATCAATACGGATAAACGGATCATTGTTGGGCTGGATGATTCATTTGTACCGATGGGCTTTCAAAATAAAGCCGGAGAAATCATCGGCTTTGATGTCGATTTAGCAAAAGCAGTCTTTGCTCTCTATAATATTGATGTAGATTTTCAACCCATAGACTGGTCCATGAAGGAAAATGAATTACAAAATCAGACCATTGATTTGATTTGGAATGGTTATTCAAAAACAGCTGAGCGGGAAGAAAAAGTTCTTTTCAGTGATGACTATATGAAAAACGAGCAGGTCGTCGTCTCCCTTAAAAAGAATGGCATCGATCAATTCTCTGATATGAAAGGGAAAATTCTTGGCGCTCAAAATGGTTCCTCCGGCTATCACAGCTTTGAGGAACAGCCGGAAATCCTAAAAAATTATGTACAGGATCAAACACCTATTCTTTACGATGGATTTAATGAAGCTTTTATGGATCTAAAAAGCGGACGAATTGATGGACTGCTGATTGACCGTGTGTATGCCAACTATTATCTATCTCAAGAGAACAGTTTAGCGAATTACTCCATTATCGCCGGTGGCTTTGACAGCGAGACCTTTGCCGTAGGCATCCGAAAAACCGACCTAAAACTGGCAGAAAAGATCAACGCAGGTTTTGACACACTACGTGAGAATGGTGAGCTGGCAAAAATTTCTGAAAAATGGTTTGGCGAAGATGTGACTGCTCCTTAAAAGACGACTTTATATGAAAAAGCTCCGCCATGGATTGAGCTACTCTTAGCGAGCTGATCCATGGCGGAGCTTTTATTTATTTCCCATCTTTTAGCATCAGTACATCCGAATAACAGCCAGTGATCTTCGTGACCTTCTGTTGATTGATCAACAGAAAGTGCTGGAACATCTTTTCCAGAAAATATCGATCATGAGAAACTGTCAGCAGCGTTCCTTCGAACGTTTCGAGAATCTCTTCAATTTCCTCTCTGGTCTCAATGTCCAAATGATTTGTCGGCTCATCCAGTAGTAAAAAATTGACTTGCTTTTGCATCAATTTTGCCAACTCTAATCGCACCTTTTCACCGCCACTTAAAAAACGCAGCTGCGTCATGACGTCATCCTTATAAAAAGAATAGCCAGCCAATATCCGTCGACTTTCCTGTTCCCCCAACGAGCATTCATACATGAACTCCTGCAAAATCGTTCGTTGCGGCTGCTCAAAATCGATCATTTGAGGCAGATAGCCAATCACTACATTACTACCAAGCTTTAGCTCTCCGTCGTCTAGCATTTCTTCACCCATGATCAAGCGCATCAAGGTTGTTTTCCCAGCACCATTTTCGCCGATGATCGCCAGTCGTTCCTTCCAGTAAAGTGAAAAATCACTTTCGGTGAACAAGGTACGCGAGGCATAGCTTTTTTGTATATGTTTTCCTACTAGTACTTCCTTACCTGAACGATCAGCCTTCTGAAAATTCTTGTTTCCAAGGTTATTGGTTTCTTCTTTCGGTTTAGCTATTTTCTGGATTTTTTCAAGCCGATGTTCTAATTGCTTCGCTTTTTTAAAGAACTTTTCGTTGTCTCCCTCGTGCCCCCATTGACGGAACCTTCGTATCGCCAGCTTCATTTTCTGGATTTCCTTCTGCTGTTCCGCAAAATCTTTTCGCAGCTTCTCTAACCGTGCTTCCTTCAATGCCTTATAAGCTGTATAATTGCCAGGATAAGTCCAACCCTGGCCATCCTCTATTTCAACAATTTTTTCTACAACATTGTTAAGAAACTGCCGGTCATGAGAAACAATGATACAGGCCGTCTTTTCATGGACCAGATATCCTTCCAGCCATTGAATCCGTTGAACATCCAAATGGTTTGTTGGCTCATCTAATAGAAGAATATCCTTTTGCTGCAAAAGGATGCGAGCCAGATTAATAATCGTCTGTTCTCCTCCACTCAATGCACTAAAGGTTTGACTTAAAAGATGCGCCACAGCTAACCCATTCGTGATCATTTCCAATCGACTCTCAACTTCGTAGCCGCCAGCTGCTTCAAATGCTTCTTGCACCTTACCATAGCGAGCTAGCGTCTTCTCTATATCCTCTTCCGGGTCACACATCTGCTGCTCCAACACCTTTAACTGCTTTTGCAAATGATTCACCTGTTCAAACGAAGCCAACAGATAATCCCTGACGATTGTCTGCTCTGCTTCTGGCACTTGTGCCAAATAACCTACAGCAGCATTTTTCCTGATACTGATCGTCCCTTTGTCCGCTACCTCCAAGCCCATGATCATTTTTAAAACAGTCGATTTACCGGAGCCATTCGTTCCTACAAGACCAATACGCTCTCCTTCTTCTACTTTTAAGCTTAAGTTTTCAAACAATGGGTACGTACTATAGTTTTTTTCTATTCCTTGTAATTGAATCAACATTTTATTCCTCTTCCTGCCATTCAGTATCGTTCTACAGGAATCTCAACACTCGTTGAATTTTTGATCAAAAAAAGCCACAGGAAATATACCTATGACTTATCTTGTTATTTAATTCATTTATGGAATTCACATGAATAAGTCTGAATGGTCTCTTTATTTGATTTTTTCTTCATTTTTAGACACACTAATGCCTTGAACGAAAAAATCGGAAATAATGTTATAGCAAAAATAAATGAAGCCAAGAAAATCGAAAACTCTATATGTTATTTTTGACATAACGACCATCACGCTTATTCACCACCCTGTTCTTTTTTTGTTATTGTATCATGAAGCAAGTCTAACTGCAATCTGCTTATTTGTTGTATCGTCTCAGGCGCTCCTCTAAAGTACCTGTGTGAAGCTCAAACAAATGGTTGTCATAATCATAAAAATAGATCGACTGTCCTTCACCCGAAACACGGCGCCGCTCATCTTTGATCGTCAAACTAAGTGTTCGAATTTTTTCAAGATAGATAGGCACTTCTGATGTCTCTATTTTGAACGCAATATGATTATAGGTTTTAGATGGCAGGCTCTCCCCCTCCATTATAGCGATCCATAGTTCTCCGATCAGAAAAAACTTTTCCTTAGCTATTGAAAAAGTATCTGTTCCACTTGAATAAACCTCTTTGGCATCAAAAATCGTTTGAAAAAAAAGGGTTGCTTTCTTTAAATCATGAACTATAAATGTCATGTGGCTTAATCCTTGCAAACGCCTCTCCTCCTCTACTTGGTCAACTGTTCCAAAAAGAAGCAGGTGGGGAATTCCACACACTGCTTCCTACTATACTTCATTAATTCGCAACGATGTTTACTAGCTTATCCGGAATAACAATCACTTTACGGATCGTCTTTCCTTCAAGGAACGGCTTCATGTGTTCTGACGCCTTTGCTGTTTCTTCAAGCTCTTCTTTGCTCAAACCACGTGCCACAGTGGCTTTATCTCTGACTTTCCCATTGACTTGGAAAACCACTTCGATTTCGTCTTCAACCAATTTACTTTCATCATAAACCGGCCAAGCTACATAAGTCAGGCTCTCTTCGTTTCCAAGAATTGCCCATAGCTCTTCACTGATATGTGGTGCAAGTGGTGCAAGCAATTGAACAAAGCCTTCAATATACTCATAAGGAAGAACCTCTGCCTTATTCGCTTCATTGACAAACACCATCAGTTGAGAGATTGCTGTATTGAAATGCAGCTGCTCATAATCCTCTGTCACTTTTTTCACAGTTTGATGATACACTTTTGTCAGCTTGTCATCATTCATTGTTGTGATACGGTCACGCATTTTTCCATCGCCATCTACAATTAAACGCCAAACACGGTCAAGGAATTTACGACTGCCTTCCAGTCCATTTTCACTCCAAGCAATGGCTGCCTCCAAAGGTCCCATAAACATTTCATACATACGCAGTGTATCTGCACCATATTTCTCAATGACATCATCAGGATTGACAACATTTTTCAACGATTTACTCATTTTTGCTGGCGCTTCTTCCAGTTGTTCACCTGTCTCGATATTTACCCAGTTGCCTTCTCGTTTTTCAACCATATTTGTTGGAACCAGTGCACCGCGGCTATCACGGAAGCTTTGTCCCAGAATCATTCCTTGGTTAAATAATTTTTGATAAGGTTCTTTTGTTGGGACCACACCGATATCATACAAGAATTTATGCCAGAAACGTGCATAAAGTAAATGCAAGACTGCATGCTCTGCCCCACCAATATAAATATCTACTGGAAGCCAACTTTTTAGTTTTTCAGGATCAGCAATCGCCTTTTTGTTATGTGGATCGATATAACGCAGGTGATACCATGAACTTCCTGCCCATTGCGGCATTGTATTCGTCTCACGGCGTCCTTTCTTACCAGTCTCCGGATCAACGACATTGATCCAGTCTTCAATGTTGGCCAATGGTGATTCGCCAGTCCCGCTTGGTTTGATATCGTCTGTTTTCGGTAGTACTAATGGTAGTTCAGCCTCTGGAACGGTGGTAGTTGTTCCATCTTCCCAATGAATCACAGGAATCGGTTCACCCCAATAGCGCTGACGTGAAAATAGCCAGTCGCGAAGACGGTAGCTAGTTTCTTTTTTCCCAACACCTTGTTCTTCCAACCATTCATTCATTTTCTTGATTGCTTCTTCCTTGTTCAATCCATCCAAGAACTCAGAATTGATGTGGGCGCCATCACCTGTATAAACAGCTTCCTCTACGTTTCCACCAGCTACCACAGGAATGATTTCCAAGCCAAATGTTTTCGCAAATTCATAATCCCGCTCATCATGCGCCGGAACAGCCATGATTGCGCCAGTTCCATAAGAAGCCAGCACATAATCGGCGATCCAAATTGGAATACGAGCACCATTGACTGGATTTATCGCATAGGCACCTGTGAAAACACCTGTTTTTTCTTTCGCAAGATCTGTACGGTTCAGCTCTGATTTTTTAGAGGCTTCGTCAATATATGCTGCTACCTGTTCACGCTGTTCCTCCGTCATGATTTCTTGGACAAGTGCTAATTCTGGAGCCATTACCGCGTAAGTAGCACCAAATAGGGTATCAGGACGAGTAGTGAAGACAGTGAACTCCTTATCTGTTCCTTCAATTTTAAACGTTACGTTCGCACCTTCAGAACGACCGATCCAGTTTTTCTGCATTTCTTTGATATTGTCTGGCCAATCTACTAGCTCCAAATCATCTAACAAACGATCTGCATATGCTGTGATCTTCAACATCCATTGACGCATTGGTTTACGGACTACGTCATAGCCACCACGTTCACTCTTACCATCGATCACTTCTTCATTTGAAATAACAGTACCCAATTCAGGTACCCAGTTTACAGCAACCTCTGCTTCATAAGCCAAGCCCTTTTCATACAGCTTTGTAAAAATCCATTGTGTCCATTTATAGTATTCCGGGTCGGTTGTATTGATTTCACGGTTCCAGTCATAACTGAAGCCCAATGAATTAATCTGACGTTTAAATGTTTCGATATTTTTCTTTGTAAAATCAGCCGGATCATTTCCTGTATCCAATGCATACTGCTCAGCAGGCAACCCGAATGCATCCCACCCCATTGGATGAAGCACATTATAGCCTTGGCTTCGTTTCATACGTGATAGAATATCTGTCGCCGTGTAGCCTTCCGGATGTCCTACGTGAAGACCTTGACCTGAAGGGTAGGGAAACATATCTAATGCATAGAATTTTTTCTTTCCAGGCTCATCATGAGTATTGAACAGATTATTCTTCGCCCAATATTTCTGCCATTTTTTTTCGATTTTCTTGTGATCGTAGTTCATGTTCTTCCTCCTGTTATCATTTATCTGCTGCCATAAAAATGAGACTTGTTTCCCGCCTAGATACACCTGACGATTTGACCTTGGTTTAACGCCAGCTTGCTGATGATCACGTGACCTCAAATAAAAAAGTCCTATGGGAAATAATCCCATAGGACGTTGTGATCAACGTGGTACCACCTAAGTTCATTCGTCTTTTAAGCAGACGAATCTCGAGCGTTTTAACAGCCGCCGCCGTCCTCACCTACTTCATTTCAGCAAAGAGCAACTTCAAGGCGAGTTCAAAAGCTTCTGTGCGCATTTTCACCAGCCATACGCTCTCTAAAACAGAGTTCTTTCTACTACTCCTCATCATCGTTGTATTCATATATGAGATTCATACTATCAAATTTCTTACGATAATTCAATCGTTTTGACGATTTTCTCTTGGAAATATCAACAAAATGAACAGCGTTTTAAAAAGAATCAATGCTTCAATGTATTTAAAATCGTCCGTAATTCTCCAACCGGAACCTGTCCAGGCGCAGAGGCTTGTGCAGCGGCACCAAATGTCGCATCTGAACCAAAGGTCTGTCCTGACACACGGCTGACCATTCCCAAAGCACCCATAGACATTGTGATCAAGGGACGATCTGCATACTTACGCTTCATTTCTTCCGTTGCGGCAAGAAGTGTCAAAACATCTGCTGGACTTTGAGGCATCACGGCAATTTTACAGATATCCGCACCTTTTTCCTGCATCATTTTTAAGCGATTGACGATTTCAGTCTGTTCAGGCGTTGCATGAAAATCATGATTACACATAACGATTTTCACGCCTTGCGCTTGAGCTTTGGCAATCAATTTTGCGGACGCTTCAGATGGCATAAACAGTTCTACATCGATCAAATCGGCACTACCTGAGGCAATCACTTCTTCATAAATCGAGAAGTATTGTGCATCCGACAGCTCTAATTCTCCGCCTTCTTTTTTTGTACGGAAAGTAACCAACAATGGTTTATTTAAACATTCTCGAAGCTGCTTAGAAAGCTCTGCCACTTTTTTCTCGTTTGTTACCTCTTCAAAAAAATCAATGCGCCATTCAATTATGTCACAATCCAGTTGAGCCAATTTCTTTGCTTCTTCTAAAATCGCTGCTTCTTTTCTTTCTACTAAAGGAACAATGATTTTGGGTACTCCCTCACCAATGACCACATCAGCAACTTTCACAGTCTTCATCCAGTTTCGCTCCCTCTTTCATTAAATCTCATATAGCGACAGGTCTTGTTTATTAGTTTATTAATCCAGACCTGTACATTTCAATTGATTATCCAATAAGTCAGGCCTCTTACACTGCTTGACGATTGAGTTTCTTAATTTGTTTCACTGGTATCTACAGTTTGACGATAGCGGATAAAAATCACTACAGCCAATACAAAGCCGATCCCTGCAATGATTGTATC from Enterococcus sp. 9E7_DIV0242 includes these protein-coding regions:
- the aroD gene encoding type I 3-dehydroquinate dehydratase, translated to MKTVKVADVVIGEGVPKIIVPLVERKEAAILEEAKKLAQLDCDIIEWRIDFFEEVTNEKKVAELSKQLRECLNKPLLVTFRTKKEGGELELSDAQYFSIYEEVIASGSADLIDVELFMPSEASAKLIAKAQAQGVKIVMCNHDFHATPEQTEIVNRLKMMQEKGADICKIAVMPQSPADVLTLLAATEEMKRKYADRPLITMSMGALGMVSRVSGQTFGSDATFGAAAQASAPGQVPVGELRTILNTLKH